One Rouxiella sp. S1S-2 genomic window, TAACGCGTTGCAAGATACTCCATCGGTGATTCGATATTCATATGGACTCGCAGTCGTGCCCAGCGCGGTGCGAAGATAACCGAGCCAATGAAAACTGCGATAGAAATGGGAAACGCCCACCAGAAGTAAATAGTCAATCCGTACTTATAGGCCACCGCGGCATACGCGACAAACACCGCCGCACTGTAACCCGACATATGATGTGAAATACCCGACAACCACCAGGGCATTTTTCCCCCTGCGGCAAAGAAATCCCCTGTGTTGCCCACTTTACGCATCGCCCACAGCGTGGTCATTACAATCATCAGCGCATAAAGCGCCATGACAAAATAGTCTATCCCGTTCATCGTTAACTCCGGAGGCAAAGCTGCATTGTCGAAGTCCGGCGGGAAAACATGCCGGTTGCATAATTAATCCTAATTAAGGACTAATTAAACCTAACACGTTGAAAGAGGGTTAAAATGTGATATAAATCACATATCCCTACTGTGTTTCGCAGAGTGAGATATGACTTTCTTATGAATTAGAGGTAGGTCAAAAAATCATCAAGGAAATGTTCGCGTCAAGTCGGCTTGGGTTCAGAGAAAGTGTACTCCGCGTGATTTGCGCTAAGGTGCGGTCTCTTCCTCAAGCTTAATAAGATAGGTAAGCGCATCCTCTCGGTGTGTAAAACACATCTCTCGACTCGCCTGCAGGCTGGCACAAACTTTCGGTCGCAGCGGTGAAGTGAAAATCTTGCACTGGAAGTTATCTGCAAGTTGAACGCACCGCGTGTTGGCGGGCTTACCGTTTGGCATGCCCGGGATCGGGCTGGAAATTGAGGGCGCGATACAGCACGCGCCGCAGTCTGATCGACAGTCCATCGGTAGCTCCCCTCTGGGCTGCGAATTGACATGTAAACTCTGTTATCGCCAGACAATAGCAGTACGGTGAAATGCTCACCAGTTAAATCGCCAATAACGCCTTTCGGCACTCTTTTCATCACTCTTTTTGCGCTATCTGCTTGCCTGAAATCGGCGGCGCGAGTAACGTGTCGCCCATTATCCAAACTTTTTGCAAACAGGTTATTTTTATGGCACGTGCTAATGAAATTAAACGCGGCTTCGTTGTAAATTACGACGGTAAATTGCTGCTGGTAAAAGATATCGATGTTCAAAGTCCTAGCGCACGTGGCGCAAGTACCTTGTACAAAATGCGCTTCTCGGACGTGCGCACGGGTATGAAGGTTGAAGAGCGTTTCAAAGGTGACGATATCATCGATACCGTTACGCTGACCCGCCGCCGAGTGAACTTCTCGTACGTTGACGGCGACGAGTACATCTTTATGGATGACGAAGATTTCACTCCTTATACCTTCAACAAATCTCAGATTGAAGAAGAGCTGCTGTTCATTCCTGAAGGTGGCCTGGCGGGTATGCAAGTACTGCTGCTCGACACGCAGCTGCTGGCGCTTGAGATGCCGCAGACGGTTGATCTGGAAATCGTTGAAACCGCACCGGGTATTAAAGGTGCCTCGGCCAGTGCTCGCAACAAGCCCGCCACCATGACCACGGGTCTGGTCATTCAGGTGCCAGAATATCTGAGTGCCGGTGACAAAATTCAGATTCATATTGCCGAACATCGCTATATGGGTCGTGCATAAGGCCGGGCAATGCCCTCACCTGTTGTCATAAAGGGCGCTACGGCGCTCTTTTTTTTGCCTGCCATTTTATTGCACCTGACAGAGTTTTGATCCGCCTCACAAATGCGGCCTAATATTTGGACTTACCAATTTTCATTGCTGTCATATCACTTTACACTGAGCCCATGACTAAACGGCTCATATCAACGTTAATAATCCATTAAATCGTTCTCTGAGTGCTTTTGGCCTGACCAATTTATTCTTGCTTGAATGTGATGGAGTCAAAATGAACAAGATTTCCACTGGCGCTTTGCCCGCTGAAGTTCAACTACCTCAATACGACCGTCAGGCGCTCAAAACGCGCATCGTGCACATTGGTTTTGGTGCCTTTCATCGGGCACATCAGGCGCTGATGACCGATCGTGTGCTGAATAAACAGGGGGGCGATTGGGGTATTTGCGAGATTTCGCTGTTTGGTCGCGATAATTTAATACGGGCGCTGCGTGAGCAAGACCACCTGTTTAGCGTGCTGGAGAAAGGCGCGGCCGGAAATCAGGCCATTATCGTTGGCGCAGTCCATGAGTCGATGCACGGAAGAATTGAGGGCATCGAGGCTATTGTTGAGAAACTGGCAGAGCCGCAGGTGGCCATAGTTTCACTGACTATCACCGAAAAAGGCTACTGCATCGAGCCGGTTAGCGGCAAACTCGATTTACAGCACCCCGATATTGTGAAAGATCTCAACGACGGAGTGTCACCGGCAACCGCCCCAGGCCTCCTCGTTGAAGCTCTGCGCCTGCGCCATCAGCGTGGACTGCCCGGTTTCAGCATTCTTTCCTGCGATAACATCCCCGAAAACGGTCACGTGGTCAAAAACGCCATCCTCGGCCTGGCGCAGGCAAAAGATCCGACATTAGCCGCCTGGATCCACGAGTCAGTCACCTTCCCAAGCACGATGGTTGACCGCATTGTTCCAGCCCTCACTGAAGAGTATGAGGTTGAAATCAGCAACGCATTGGGCGGCATTGACGACCCGTGTGGGATAGCCTGCGAGCCTTTCATTCAATGGGTTATTGAAGACAATTTCGTGGCGGGCCGTCCTGCCTGGGAAACCGTTGGCGCACAGCTGGTCGATGACGTACTGCCGTTTGAACAAATGAAATTGCGCATGCTAAACGGCAGCCACTCGTTTCTGGCCTATCTCGGCTATCTGGCCGGTTATCAGTTTATTAATGTCTGCATGGAGGATGACAACTATCGCCGCGCGGCATATCGCCTGATGCTGGAAGAGCAGGCGCCAACGCTGAGCGTTTCCGGCATTAACCTGACAACCTACGCCGACAGCCTGATTGAGCGCTACAGCAATCCGTCGCTCAAACACCGTACCTGGCAAATTGCGATGGACGGTACGCAAAAGTTGCCACAGCGGATGCTCGACTCCTTGCGCTGGCACCTGCAACACGGTGGTGATTTTTCTTGTCTGGCACTGGGCGTTGCCGGTTGGATGCGCTACGTTGGCGGTGTTGACGACGCGGGCCAGGCCATCGAAATAAAAGATCCGATGGCGGCCAAGCTGCGAGAAATCGTTGAGTCAAATGCGGATGGTGAAGCGCGAGTGCTGGCACTTCTGGGACTTAAGAGCGTGTTTGGTGACGCATTGCCCGCCAATCAATCGGCGGTTGACGCCATTCTGCGTGCTTATTCAAGTCTGCAAAGTATCGGGGCGAAAGCAACCGTAGCGAATCTGGTCAAATAAAGGTTTTTACCTGGCGTTGGCTGATTATCGCCCGTTAGTCATTCAGACTGGCGGGCACTGAACGAAACAGATAGCCGTCAAACGCCGGATCTTCCGCATCTGAAATCTCAAGTAGTTTGCTTTTCACGTTTTCAAGATGCTGCCACATCGCCTGCTTGGCGGCTTTTGGCTCACGACGCAAAATAGCCTGCAAGATTTGCTGATGATCGTTCAGCCACAGCTCACTGTAATTTTGGTCACCCACGTGCTGATGCAACCGCTGCCACATTGGGCTGTGCTTTCGCACCTGCCACAGTTCGTAAACCATATTGGCCAGAACGCTATTTTGTGAGGCCTGCGCCAGCAGCGTATGAAACAGTTCATCGGCACTTTCATCAATAATTCCCCGCGCTACAAAGCTTTTTTCAAGCTCAATAGCGTCGCGCATTTTGAGAATATCAGCCTTGGTGGCCTGCACGGCGGCAAACGCCGCCACTTCACTTTCCAGCAACTGTCGTGCCTGTAACAGCTCGAACGGGCCGTAACCGCTATCACCAAAGGCGGGGAGCTCGGTAGAAGATTCAAGCACATAAACGCCGGAGCCTTTGCGCACTTCCACAACCTTCTCAAGCTCAAGCATAATTAGCGCCTCACGCACTACGCTGCGGCTGACCGAAAAACGCTCGGCAATATCACGTTCGGGAGGAAGACGGTCACCGGGCTGATGCTGTCCAGAAGCAATGGCCTCACGCAACTGATTACCAATTTCCTGATAAAGCCGCATGGTGTCCTCTCTCTATGAGCAATAGTGAGAAACAGTATACCACGCAGTAGGTTAGCGTTGTATTTATGTCACGATGCTGCGGGTTGACTCAGCGAGTAATGCCTCGGCAACGAAGGCAGAATTAGTCATTGCGTTATCCGCAATGCGTGTAGAAAAAAGAGCTTTCCAGGTAGATTTAGCTGCAATTCGCTAGATTTTCTTTTTATGGGGGAGCATCTTATGGCGACCAATATTACGATAAATCATCCGCATACCGTGCATAACGGCTTAAAAAACATGTGAATGAGCTTAAGGATGACATCATGACTAAAACAAATTTGATCACCGGTTTTCTCGGCAGTGGAAAAACCACCACCGTTCGTCATCTGCTTGCCAACAAGCCGCAAAATGAAAAATGGGCGGTGCTGGTCAATGAATTCGGTGAAATCGGCATCGACGGCGCACTGCTGGCCGACAGCGGCGCAGTGCTCAAAGAGATCCCCGGTGGCTGCATGTGCTGTGTTAACGGTTTACCGATGCAGATAGGCCTGAATATGCTGCTCAAGCAGGCTAAACCAGATAGGCTGCTTATTGAACCCACCGGTTTGGGCCATCCTAAACAGATCCTCTCGCTGCTTACCTCCGACGTTTATCAGTCCTGGTTGACGCTGAATGCTACGCTTTGCCTGCTCGATGCGCGTCAGCTCGCCGATCCTCGCGTAGTGACCAATGAAAACTTCCGCGACCAGCTGGCCGCTGCCGACATCGTTGTTGCCAATAAAATCGATGCCTATGTTGATAGCGATAATCTGGCCTTGGCGAGCTGGGTTGGCACTCAGGATCCGGCGCTGAGAGTCGAACGCGTTTCTCAGGGGAATATAAACCCTGACTTGCTCGACGAACCGCGCCGCAACCAGCGAGAACTGCCTGACGGTCAGCATCATCACCCCCATCAGTCAAAGCAGGGACTGGCCGCGTTAAGCCTTCCGGGGCATCAACGTTGGCGGCGCGCGCTCAATGAGGCCGGTGGTTACGCCAGCTGCGGCTGGATTTTTGATGGTGACACTCTTTTTGATACGGCAGGGTTCCTCGACTG contains:
- the yeiP gene encoding elongation factor P-like protein YeiP, giving the protein MARANEIKRGFVVNYDGKLLLVKDIDVQSPSARGASTLYKMRFSDVRTGMKVEERFKGDDIIDTVTLTRRRVNFSYVDGDEYIFMDDEDFTPYTFNKSQIEEELLFIPEGGLAGMQVLLLDTQLLALEMPQTVDLEIVETAPGIKGASASARNKPATMTTGLVIQVPEYLSAGDKIQIHIAEHRYMGRA
- a CDS encoding GntR family transcriptional regulator, with protein sequence MRLYQEIGNQLREAIASGQHQPGDRLPPERDIAERFSVSRSVVREALIMLELEKVVEVRKGSGVYVLESSTELPAFGDSGYGPFELLQARQLLESEVAAFAAVQATKADILKMRDAIELEKSFVARGIIDESADELFHTLLAQASQNSVLANMVYELWQVRKHSPMWQRLHQHVGDQNYSELWLNDHQQILQAILRREPKAAKQAMWQHLENVKSKLLEISDAEDPAFDGYLFRSVPASLND
- a CDS encoding GTP-binding protein; this translates as MTKTNLITGFLGSGKTTTVRHLLANKPQNEKWAVLVNEFGEIGIDGALLADSGAVLKEIPGGCMCCVNGLPMQIGLNMLLKQAKPDRLLIEPTGLGHPKQILSLLTSDVYQSWLTLNATLCLLDARQLADPRVVTNENFRDQLAAADIVVANKIDAYVDSDNLALASWVGTQDPALRVERVSQGNINPDLLDEPRRNQRELPDGQHHHPHQSKQGLAALSLPGHQRWRRALNEAGGYASCGWIFDGDTLFDTAGFLDWARQAPAERVKAVVRIKEGTLQVNRQGQDLNIETLPGAPLDSRIEIISRDKTDWNVLQSILLKIRLT
- a CDS encoding YkgJ family cysteine cluster protein — encoded protein: MDCRSDCGACCIAPSISSPIPGMPNGKPANTRCVQLADNFQCKIFTSPLRPKVCASLQASREMCFTHREDALTYLIKLEEETAP
- a CDS encoding mannitol dehydrogenase family protein, with the protein product MNKISTGALPAEVQLPQYDRQALKTRIVHIGFGAFHRAHQALMTDRVLNKQGGDWGICEISLFGRDNLIRALREQDHLFSVLEKGAAGNQAIIVGAVHESMHGRIEGIEAIVEKLAEPQVAIVSLTITEKGYCIEPVSGKLDLQHPDIVKDLNDGVSPATAPGLLVEALRLRHQRGLPGFSILSCDNIPENGHVVKNAILGLAQAKDPTLAAWIHESVTFPSTMVDRIVPALTEEYEVEISNALGGIDDPCGIACEPFIQWVIEDNFVAGRPAWETVGAQLVDDVLPFEQMKLRMLNGSHSFLAYLGYLAGYQFINVCMEDDNYRRAAYRLMLEEQAPTLSVSGINLTTYADSLIERYSNPSLKHRTWQIAMDGTQKLPQRMLDSLRWHLQHGGDFSCLALGVAGWMRYVGGVDDAGQAIEIKDPMAAKLREIVESNADGEARVLALLGLKSVFGDALPANQSAVDAILRAYSSLQSIGAKATVANLVK